The following nucleotide sequence is from Longimicrobium sp..
CACGCCCGTCCCCGTGCGGAACGCGTCCTCGCCGAACACCGGCCAGTTGTAGGCGAGCGGCACCTCGCACGCCTTCGACGCCAGGGTGACGTACTCGTTCAGGCGGGAAACATCCCAGTCGTGCAGCCCCAGCAGCTTCAGGTTCACCAGGAGCAGGTCCATCTCGGCGTTGCCGCAGCGCTCGCCGATGCCCAGCGCGGTGCCGTGGATGCGGTGTGCGCCCTCCTCGATGGCCGCCAGGCAGTTGGTGACGGCCAGCCCGCGGTCGCGGTGCCCGTGCCAGTCCACCTTCACGTCCTCGCCCGAGGGCTTTACGACCTCGTCCAGGACGAAGCGGATCAGCTGCCGGACACCGTGGGGGGTGGCATGGCCCACCGTGTCGCAGACGCAGATGCGGCGCGCGCCGCACTCGATGGCGGTGGTGTACAGCGCCTTGACCGTCTCGGGGCTGGCGCGCGTGGTGTCTTCGGTCACGTACATCACCGGGAGCCCCTCGCGGACGGCAAAGGAGACCGCGTCCTCGGTGGCGTGCAGCATCCGCTCGAGCGTCCAGTCTTCCGCGTACTGGCGGATGGGGGACGAGCCGATGAACGTGGCGGCCTCGATGGCGATCCCCACCTTCTGCGACACGTCG
It contains:
- a CDS encoding LeuA family protein, which produces MQHSELIHDWNTVHGAFDWSTRHGVQLNDETLRDGLQSPSVTDPCIDDKIKLLHLMDELGIASADIGLPGAGPRAVRDVEALAREIVTNRLGIQPNCAARTVRADIQPIVDVSQKVGIAIEAATFIGSSPIRQYAEDWTLERMLHATEDAVSFAVREGLPVMYVTEDTTRASPETVKALYTTAIECGARRICVCDTVGHATPHGVRQLIRFVLDEVVKPSGEDVKVDWHGHRDRGLAVTNCLAAIEEGAHRIHGTALGIGERCGNAEMDLLLVNLKLLGLHDWDVSRLNEYVTLASKACEVPLAYNWPVFGEDAFRTGTGVHAAAIIKAETKGDAWLADRIYSGVPAGWFGLHQVIEISPMSGISNVRYWLKAHGYGTDEALCAHVFEAAKTCDHTFSDDEVHAICRSYAGGVQPSAAAAD